A single Maniola hyperantus chromosome 11, iAphHyp1.2, whole genome shotgun sequence DNA region contains:
- the LOC117986700 gene encoding myosin heavy chain, clone 203-like, with translation MRDIPECLSRRFKALDDLIEELKSYQPSNPHAESASTDDPGIKLMCDFWSILKEDPDVDLTQAIQKRMRVDGVRNGMFGSKHITCFRAGCCDNDDKKQEALRKIKKISSENPGKKSQCGSSKSTTSSTMSQNNIPLNKVLCNLKEAASFEKKCHGKVKQLQDRQKELQEQIQQLEQRERDGVELLKQADCMWSCMEEAYKNKISESLERQNGLLEQLKEAESSNLKWRKSKKDLEFQMNNINKCYQEIQEKINEKTSDIKCRNMEIENFKKRIESNKTDLEAVKKSFGSKKQTSDVTMKKIADQVKKLEKRIDEEKKHKLAKEREGSKYIKEAREELQILCKVLLQKKLENEDLQAEKEALLLEIELLVQNCDQCKDKCRNKQESVEEEIKAIDKEIAEFKVRCTQCHKCVDTADNRKFCTDCSKCLEERNCLDEGDHCNVDHTMDCVCMTVKQKFLDNVFDNMYTSLERQVKTGHGKAVADEVLKCLKKSRNGKLNNGTRKILQDFILSTVEKNLNLTIVGGAVKTRCEMDAETYKQLMLCLKEVKIAKPPKVDKGTEAKKEPCKRWGGTSECNCPKVLDACICVEKAPLPVTEPSPPPSELADKDDPGEVIVCPQKDSTLCGPDCTMYGILNAVGTEVAAWRPSPCQGPTCQFSNMRAAQCVLGPEILISSRDPDAQSSFSPATSILDDQIACRCSGVPQISCVCHKDLRCQPREHIIEEVMGRYTEVAPIEKVSYTMISSGSLNIKH, from the exons ATGCGTGACATACCGGAATGTCTGAGCCGACGTTTCAAGGCGTTAGATGATCTGATCGAAGAGCTCAAGTCTTACCAACCTAGCAACCCCCACGCTGAGAGTGCGTCAACCGACGATCCCGGCATCAAGTTGATGTGCGACTTCTGGAGCATTCTCAAAGAAGATCCGGATGTTGATTTGACG CAAGCAATACAAAAACGAATGAGAGTCGATGGAGTTAGAAATGGCATGTTTGGATCAaaacatatcacttgcttcaggGCGGGCTGttgtgataatgatgataaaaaacAGGAAGCcctcagaaaaataaaaaa AATAAGTAGCGAGAATCCAGGCAAAAAGTCGCAATGTGGTTCATCAAAATCCACAACTTCGAGTACAATGAGCCAGAACAATATTCCACTCAACAAAGTATTGTGCAATTTGAAAGAA GCTGCCtcgtttgaaaaaaaatgtcaCGGGAAAGTCAAGCAGTTGCAAGACAGGCAGAAGGAGTTGCAAGAGCAGATACAACAGCTAGAACAGAGAGAAAGGGATGGTGTGGAATTGTTGAAGCAAGCCGACTGTATGTGGTCGTGTATGGAAGAagcgtataaaaataaaatctccgAATCTCTAGAAAGACAAAATGGTTTATTAGAACAG CTAAAAGAAGCTGAAAGCAGCAACTTGAAATGGCGGAAGAGTaagaaagacctagaatttcaAATGAATAACATAAATAAGTGTTAtcaagaaatacaagaaaagataaatgAAAAAACAAGTGACATCAAATGCCGTAATATGGAGATTGAGAATTTCAAAAAACGTATTGAAAGCAACAAAACTGATCTCGAAGCGGTGAAAAAATCTTTTGGCTCCAAAAAGCAGACTTCAGAT GTTACAATGAAAAAGATAGCAGATCAAGTTAAGAAGCTAGAAAAAAGAATAGATGAGGAAAAGAAACATAAGTTAGCGAAAGAACGAGAAGGTTCAAAGTATATAAAAGAAGCTAGAGAGGAGTTACAGATACTCTGCAAAGTGTTATTGCAGAAAAAACTTGAAAATGAGGACTTGCAAGCAGAG AAAGAAGCATTGCTATTAGAAATTGAACTGCTCGTTCAAAATTGTGATCAGTGCAAAGATAAATGTAGAAACAAACAGGAATCTGTTGAGGAAGAAATAAAAGCCATCGACAAAGAAATTGCTGAATTCAAAGTTAGGTGCACACAATGCCACAAATGTGTTGACACGGCCGATAATAGAAAGTTTTGCACCGATTGCTCAAAATGCCTGGAAGAAAGGAATTGTTTGGATGAAGGGGATCACTGTAATGTCGATCATACAATGGATTGTGTATGCATGACGGTTAAACAAAAATTTCTGGATAATGTATTTGATAATATGTACACATCATTAGAAAGACAAGTCAAAACTGGGCATGGGAAAGCTGTAGCTGATGAAGTATTGAAGTGTCTAAAGAAAAGCAGAAACGGTAAACTAAATAATGGGACGAGGAAAATTCTGCAGGATTTTATTCTGTCTACTGTTGAAAAGAATTTGAATTTGACAATCGTTGGGGGTGCTGTGAAGACGAGATGTGAg ATGGATGCAGAAACATACAAACAGCTGATGCTTTGTCTTAAAGAAGTTAAAATAGCCAAACCACCGAAAGTTGATAAGGGGACTGAAGCTAAAAAG GAACCCTGCAAACGCTGGGGTGGTACCAGCGAGTGCAACTGTCCAAAGGTACTCGACGCGTGTATTTGTGTCGAGAAAGCACCTCTACCGGTTACCGAGCCATCTCCTCCCCCGTCAGAGCTAGCTGATAAAGATGATCCA GGTGAAGTGATCGTGTGCCCACAAAAAGATTCCACTCTATGTGGTCCAGATTGTACGATGTACGGCATACTAAATGCTGTTGGAACTGAGGTTGCAGCTTGGAGACCAAGCCCTTGCCAAG GGCCAACTTGTCAATTCTCGAACATGCGAGCTGCACAATGCGTTCTTGGACCAGAAATTCTGATTTCTTCAAGAGACCCAGATGCACAATCTTCCTTTTCGCCTGCAACGTCGATATTAGATGATCag ATTGCCTGCCGATGCAGCGGTGTGCCACAAATTTCATGTGTCTGTCACAAAG ATTTAAGATGTCAACCTCGTGAGCATATTATTGAGGAAGTTATGGGAAGATATACAGAAGTAGCCCCGATTGAGAAAGTAAGTTATACAATGATTAGTTCTgggtctttaaatataaaacaCTGA
- the LOC117986487 gene encoding uncharacterized protein isoform X3, whose product MECGTTDFCRKRGDQAKEKSNREDLKTDIQHRKETSYREVPSDGDSAVSSAPASLSPQPLNDMWSCGQCRSAAERAAAAAREVTRLADALRDARDQLELMEFRLLELEDAAPDKGARDNLTDSDSGCVSPGSRIKDSASPELKRMDSGYKSPHMPSSPNPRRHLTTPHDDFKEDFAKAQVLADILDRNSETSDSLKSNPVKDHLEQMILNAASAEDRGCLEQVLMMLYNFQALSSSVSEDECYQTKPRRISDLRLKSDIDIPSHKTHKAIATVTPYQQKGYKSESLESLCEERKPNNILQESGIFEGVETECKSTQTDINDNFEYSGELNTEIQRLNSIREKLEKQGVRNRTLSKDDGDSLECKCVKLGKKHKQYYERRLKFLEGKISIYEAAQDVKEAKLAQRLQKEFLLENKIQELESQLLDLQDKYERLEEECCELEEIENDTRLHWQQLEMDYELCSAQLRDMTEQRECSRAQAERLMAELTKRECTLKARENELLSRLEGLEKAVPALIAWNVLQAVGATISTGGQYALMSRMGPFSTDAKEAISQLKREKREECGTIAVFNEMKTLAAPAMQELQRQITVLIKEKKEIEQQTEKLKKTLNKKIKNLEEELETTRRQIAAAVCGAEYKKDKLEQKIVNLEDAIEKEKKDEKIPSDPLTASKIQALLHSEQELKNRIAELERRETAYLEMLTQADDMWAEMEGGYKKKIAESVATETQLKGKVKKLEAERDQWKNCFEPLKKKLREVEESESGMRIALEKAERDTKALKSQNTNLVAMFGKADADAKKAETTVKALENKFKREIDQLRKMNKQLDEDLKSHRELSKKTEVSFMGDLDCIRKELTRACKNNQELEVTNSELKEEVESLEKQLALTQKALNQCKRKCDDKLKTMSHELSIKTEELEELRSETMRQSFHASRMDLKPDRTEYVDEGYSIYTAVPKKADYGRMHHSMSYITSESRCSCPSMRSQLVSQLIEDLFDRIHNTVDEDLTRLCKEIALVNGKVTTEAKAKITNYLLMAISKELIRSIGDADAKTDSEEWQRAVSSMTFAPAYACAESVALSGNAGVVRGAARLASVSCACAAARLCAASPELADTVKICQEEVLEHGDVKIMEEQLANAIESIVNCPSCALGTNAIVWSTDV is encoded by the exons GGTGCTAGGGACAACCTAACAGACTCGGATTCGGGCTGCGTGTCCCCAGGGTCCCGTATAAAAGACTCCGCCTCTCCAGAACTTAAACGAATGGACTCCGGATACAAGTCCCCGCACATGCCGAGCAGCCCCAACCCTCGGAGGCATCTCACGACACCACACGATGACTTCAAGGAAGACTTCGCCAAGGCCCAAGTCCTCGCGGACATCTTGGATAGGAACTCGGAAACCAGTGATTCCCTGAAAAGCAATCCGGTGAAGGACCACCTAGAACAGATGATCCTGAACGCGGCTTCGGCTGAGGATAGGGGTTGCTTGGAACAGGTTTTGATGATGCTGTATAACTTCCAAGCGTTGAGCAGTTCTGTTAGTGAAGACGAATGCTATCAG ACAAAACCTAGAAGAATAAGCGATCTGAGACTAAAATCTGATATCGACATTCCCTCGCACAAAACCCACAAAGCAATCGCAACTGTAACACCGTACCAACAGAAAGGCTACAAATCGGAATCGCTGGAAAGTCTTTGCGAAGAAAGGAAACCAAATAACATATTGCAAGAAAGCGGCATCTTCGAAGGCGTAGAAACTGAATGTAAAAGCACTCAGACTGATATCAATGACAATTTTGAATATTCTGGTGAACTTAACACTGAAATACAACGACTGAATAGTATAAGGGAAAAGTTAGAGAAACAAG GTGTTAGAAATAGGACGCTAAGTAAGGACGACGGGGATAGCCTGGAGTGCAAGTGTGTGAAGCTGGGCAAGAAACACAAACAGTATTACGAGAGGAGGCTTAAGTTTTTGGAGGGAAAAATTTCAATATACGAAGCGGCGCAAGACGTCAAGGAGGCGAAGTTAGCGCAGAGGTTGCAAAAGGAATTTCTGctcgaaaataaaatacaa GAACTCGAATCGCAGCTGTTGGACCTTCAAGATAAATACGAGAGGCTCGAGGAGGAGTGTTGTGAACTGGAAGAAATAGAAAATGATACTCGCTTGCATTGGCAACA GCTTGAAATGGACTATGAGCTCTGTTCGGCGCAACTAAGAGACATGACGGAGCAGAGGGAATGTTCGCGAGCGCAGGCCGAGCGTCTCATGGCTGAACTCACTAAGAGAGAATGCACGCTTAAGGCTAGAGAG AATGAACTACTATCAAGGTTGGAAGGTTTAGAAAAAGCAGTACCCGCCCTTATAGCGTGGAACGTTTTGCAAGCTGTGGGGGCTACTATTTCAACAGGGGGTCAG TATGCTTTAATGAGCCGCATGGGTCCCTTCAGTACAGACGCGAAGGAAGCAATTAGTCAATTGAAACGCGAAAAGCGGGAAGAATGCGGTACAATAGCCGTCTTCAACGAAATGAAGACCTTGGCTGCGCCGGCCATGCAGGAGCTGCAGCGTCAAATTACTGT gttaataaaagaaaagaaagaaatagaACAACAAACGGAGAAGTTAAAGAAAAcgttaaataagaaaattaaaaatttagaaGAAGAATTGGAAACTACAAGAAGACAAATAGCGGCTGCAGTCTGCGGGGCAGAATACAAGAAGGATAAATTAGAACAGAAGATCGTAAATTTAGAAGATGCGATCGAGAAGGAGAAAAAAGATGAAAAG ATCCCATCAGATCCGCTTACGGCCAGCAAAATCCAAGCGCTCCTGCACAGCGAACAGGAACTCAAGAACAGAATAGCGGAGTTGGAGAGAAGAGAGACCGCGTATTTGGAGATGCTGACTCAAGCTGATGATATGTGGGCGGAGATGGAAGGCGGGTACAAGAAGAAGATCGCAGAATCTGTGGCCACGGAGACGCAGTTGAAGGGCAAG GTGAAGAAGTTGGAAGCAGAAAGAGACCAATGGAAGAACTGCTTCGAACCTTTAAAGAAGAAGCTAAGAGAAGTTGAAGAATCAGAATCCGGAATGCGAATAGCTTTAGAGAAAGCGGAAAGAGATACAAAGGCGCTCAAGTCCCAGAACACTAATTTAGTTGCCATGTTCGGAAAGGCCGATGCTGATGCTAAAAAAGCTGAGACTACTGTCAAAGCGCTTGAAAATAAGTTCAAG AGGGAAATCGACCAGCTGCGCAAAATGAACAAACAGTTGGACGAAGATCTGAAGAGCCATAGGGAGTTATCTAAAAAGACTGAAGTTAGCTTTATGGGTGACCTTGACTGCATACGCAAAGAACTCACGAGGGCATGCAAGAATAACCAAGAACTAGAGGTCACTAACAGCGAACTTAAAGAGGAG GTCGAATCTCTGGAAAAGCAGCTAGCGTTGACGCAAAAGGCTTTAAACCAATGTAAAAGGAAATGTGACGATAAGCTAAAAACTATGAGCCATGAATTATCAATCAAAACAGAGGAGTTAGAGGAATTGAGAAGTGAAACGATGAGGCAGTCCTTTCACGCATCGCGGATGGATTTAAAACCCGACAGAACGGAATACGTCGACGAAGGATACTCAATTTACACTGCCGTACCAAAGAAAGCAGATTACGGGAGAATGCACCATAGCATGAGCTATATAACGTCGGAATCGCGTTGTTCGTGTCCGTCGATGAGGAGCCAACTAGTCAGCCAACTGATCGAGGATCTGTTCGACCGAATCCACAACACAGTAGACGAAGATTTGACAAGACTGTGCAAGGAAATCGCACTTGTTAATGGCAAAGTTACAACTGAAGCGAAAGCGAAAATCACAAATTACCTCTTAATGGCTATATCTAAGGAGCTCATTAGATCTATAGGGGATGCTGATGCAAAGACTGATAGTGAG GAATGGCAGCGCGCGGTGTCCTCGATGACCTTTGCTCCAGCGTACGCATGCGCGGAGTCTGTGGCGTTGTCAGGGAACGCGGGGGTGgtgcgcggcgcggcgcgtctCGCCAGCGTGAGCTGCGCGTGCGCCGCCGCGCGCCTGTGCGCCGCCTCGCCTGAATTAGCTGATACTGTCAAGATCTGCCAGGAA GAAGTGTTGGAACATGGGGATGTGAAAATCATGGAAGAGCAGTTGGCGAATGCGATCGAAAGTATTGTT aATTGTCCATCTTGTGCGTTGGGTACAAATGCGATAGTTTGGAGCACGGACGTCTAG
- the LOC117986273 gene encoding probable methylthioribulose-1-phosphate dehydratase yields the protein MSDFGPEHPRNLIPELCNQFYHLGWVTGTGGGISIKEGNKIYIAPSGVQKERMKPDDLFVQNINDEDLELPPPEKKLKKSQCTPLFMLAYRERNAGAVIHTHSPHAVRCTLLYDKEFVITHQEMIKGIKDASLGRYLRYDEKLIVPIIENTPFEKDLAGSLAEALQAYPGTSAVLVRRHGVYVWGDSWQQTKTMTECYDYLFEMAVEMKKLGLDPAFNPETTQNGKN from the exons ATGTCGGATTTCGGCCCG GAGCATCCAAGAAACCTAATACCAGAGCTATGCAATCAGTTTTACCACTTGGGGTGGGTCACAGGAACAGGAGGGGGAATTTCTATCAAGGAAGG CAACAAAATCTACATTGCACCTTCTGGGGTACAAAAAGAAAGAATGAAACCAGATGATTTGTTTGTACAGAATATAAATGATGAGGATTTGGAACTGCCACCGCCAGAAAAGAA GTTAAAGAAAAGTCAGTGCACACCTTTATTCATGCTAGCATACAGGGAAAGAAATGCAGGTGCAGTCATACACACACACTCTCCACATGCAGTGAGGTGCACTTTGCTCTATGATAAGGAGTTTGTTATCACCCATCAGGAAATGATCAAG GGTATCAAAGACGCCTCGCTCGGCCGCTACCTCAGATACGATGAGAAACTAATAGTTCCTATAATAGAGAACACACCCTTTGAAAAGGACCTCGCGGGCAGTCTAGCTGAGGCCTTACAAGCATACCCGGGAACCAGCGCAGTGCTGGTTAGAAGACATGGTGTATATGTTTGGGGAGATAGTTGGCAACAGACGAAAACTAT GACGGAATGCTACGACTACCTGTTCGAAATGGCGGTAGAAATGAAGAAATTGGGACTCGACCCCGCTTTCAACCCCGAAACTACGCAGAACGGAAAAAACTAG
- the LOC117986702 gene encoding uncharacterized protein, protein MNIDMTKLVDLLLARTVCKSELTKPFSRIPEKPEVSKINSVKSASEGLKARFLGLRRVSDHTVLVRWKMPRLVEDIQGYELQVDGRPVQKILSPTRCMAVLTCLPHCEKLILTIRTLTSSALPSDHHPATTIVYWPREKRSRYHRLNFVDELQ, encoded by the exons ATGAATATAGATATGACAAAGTTAGTAGATTTGCTGTTAGCACGCACTGTGTGCAAATCGGAGTTGACCAAACCGTTTAGCAGAATACCAGAAAAACCTGAAGTGTCTAAAATCAAC TCAGTAAAGAGCGCCTCTGAAGGTTTAAAAGCCAGATTCTTGGGTTTGCGAAGAGTCTCAGATCACACCGTGCTGGTGAGGTGGAAGATGCCGCGACTAGTGGAAGACATTCAGGGATACGAG CTTCAAGTAGACGGTCGTCCAGTTCAGAAGATCCTCAGTCCCACGCGATGCATGGCGGTACTGACTTGTCTACCGCACTGCGAGAAGTTGATCCTCACCATCCGCACCCTGACCTCCTCCGCCCTACCATCCGACCACCACCCTGCCACTACCATCGTCTACTGGCCCAGGGAAAAGCGATCGCGGTATCATCGGCTGAACTTTGTTGACGAGTTACAATAA
- the LOC138402963 gene encoding uncharacterized protein — MTHTRKEENTESDDPTTALSAQIMDLPYEAYKDSLSSHKPINSVNTNKITKPDILAKLKEIYKACSCKICECIPGYSATYDVSKVNTCGCEDTEHKHIHNTEHGSQNSQHDCIQLPHLGCACYRCDRKDCRGVCKNKMETATCDCEPCQCVECTTLNSHVPRPVIVAPMQGNFQQSLCQCEPCECIHCTHNYGTMASNLMRQTSTDMASHRNCNCDTCANNSCQSDGNCRCDTQNRIVRKPIDRSMRGYDLHPTSLKENSFSRKRSVKIKNCDTIAMYAFLNNSYSNTGFNKSRDNCHCMDCECIICKDNEKYESIVKSSYEGIPLAFFNLPAKSFTTCKCQSCECQLCCKDVEAESDKKLATRAANNCGCDICECLSCKWLPYCSQNKEINDNSKTSFKNKLVDNPAETLTDFGDNISTDYFYPLKKGKLLTPSMFEAKILSNRQFRSQSSLPNVKKLLTSKSILKVNSIKSNKNLACPPNIKICNFKSVNNNFEIVCKQPSNKKLLSAYVDISNNDIMPTHCDNTIEHNTVRCNTNAKKYVNNIEASSSFIFPKKSSAICVVNTINDMNNYNQRNMKVINNEVKLLNSILSTSKGKRNSDVDIFCSRILSFEKSILQIQEDISQSRKALAEICSKNGMSHDNFSEDHAATNFYDIITGKSLLSIHETNLIDPPQYNENYSENYKTGEIVNNTKTLLDSINNNFNLKYDQNDNFSKGDNKLYTKVIKESQVNVSKLRRNVVRSRVKKLSRNSENKIIDFINDHVKEIYRHHGKNILNRKYSTKSAGTSHDNFLVAEKQKLKFKEKNEYSQTVCTEALLFLLFYSKYISSFINSKCRLMKRFQFKTYF, encoded by the coding sequence ATGACTCACACTCGAAAAGAAGAGAATACGGAATCCGATGACCCTACTACTGCATTGAGTGCCCAAATAATGGATTTGCCATATGAAGCCTACAAAGATTCCTTGTCATCGCACAAGCCTATCAATTCcgtaaatacaaataaaattacgaaaccAGATATTCTAGCGAAATTGAAGGAAATATATAAAGCTTGTAGTTGCAAAATTTGCGAATGTATACCTGGTTACTCTGCTACATACGACGTATCCAAAGTAAATACTTGTGGTTGTGAAGATACTGAACACAAACATATACACAATACTGAGCATGGTAGTCAAAATTCTCAGCATGATTGTATACAATTACCTCATTTAGGATGCGCTTGTTATCGTTGTGATAGAAAAGATTGTCGAGGCGTGTGTAAAAACAAAATGGAAACGGCAACCTGTGACTGTGAACCTTGCCAATGCGTAGAATGCACCACCTTAAATTCTCATGTACCACGTCCAGTAATAGTCGCCCCTATGCAAGGGAATTTTCAGCAAAGCCTGTGCCAATGCGAACCATGTGAATGCATACACTGCACACATAATTATGGCACTATGGCTTCAAATTTAATGCGGCAGACATCAACCGATATGGCATCACATAGAAATTGTAATTGTGACACGTGTGCAAATAATTCCTGTCAATCAGATGGCAACTGTAGATGTGATACACAAAACAGAATTGTGAGAAAACCAATTGATAGAAGTATGCGTGGTTACGACCTTCATCCAACATCACTAAAAGAGAATAGTTTTAGTCGAAAGCGCTctgtcaaaattaaaaattgtgacaCAATCGCTATGTAtgcatttttaaataatagttattCGAACACCGGTTTTAATAAGTCTAGAGATAACTGTCACTGCATGGACTGTGAGTGCATCATTTGTAaagataatgaaaaatatgaaagCATAGTTAAAAGTTCATACGAAGGCATTCCACTTGCCTTTTTTAATTTACCTGCTAAATCATTTACTACATGTAAATGTCAGTCTTGTGAATGTCAGTTATGTTGTAAAGATGTGGAAGCCGAAAGTGATAAGAAGCTAGCTACCAGAGCTGCAAATAATTGCGGGTGTGACATCTGCGAATGTTTATCTTGTAAATGGCtgccatattgttctcaaaataaagaaattaatgataatagtaaaactagttttaaaaataaactagttGACAATCCAGCTGAAACTTTAACAGATTTTGGTGACAACATTTCTACAGATTATTTTTATCCATTAAAAAAGGGAAAGCTATTAACACCATCCATGTTTGAAGCCAAGATACTTTCCAACAGACAATTTCGATCGCAGTCAAGTTTACCTAATGTGAAGAAGCTTTTAACGAGTAAGTCAATTTTGAAAGTCAACAGCATAAAATCGAATAAAAATCTGGCATGTCCGCCTAATATCAAAATCTGTAATTTTAAATCAGTTAACAATAACTTTGAAATTGTTTGCAAGCAACCAAGCAATAAAAAATTGCTATCAGCATATGTGGATATATCTAACAATGATATCATGCCAACACATTGTGATAATACCATTGAACATAATACAGTGCGCTGCAATACGAATGCGAAAAAATATGTCAACAATATTGAGGCATCATCAAGCTTCatatttccaaaaaaatcttcAGCCATCTGTGTAGTCAATACTATTAATGATatgaataattataatcaaaGAAACATGAAAGTAATTAATAATGAAGTTAAGTTGTTGAACAGCATTCTTTCAACATCAAAAGGCAAAAGAAATAGCGACGTGGATATTTTTTGCAGTAGAATTTTAAGTTTCGAGAAATCTATATTGCAAATACAGGAAGATATATCGCAAAGTCGAAAAGCACTAGCTGAAATTTGCTCAAAAAATGGAATGTCACATGATAATTTCAGTGAAGATCATGCAGCAACAAACTTTTACGATATAATTACTGGCAAATCACTTTTAAGTATACATGAAACTAACTTGATTGATCCACCTCAGTATAACGAAAACTATTCAGAAAACTACAAGACCGGAGAAATTGTCAACAATACAAAAACTTTACTTgatagtataaataataattttaatttaaaatatgatcAAAACGATAACTTTAGTAAAGGTGATAACAAATTGTATACTAAAGTTATAAAAGAGTCTCAAGTTAATGTAAGCAAATTACGTAGGAATGTTGTAAGATCAAGAGTCAAGAAACTATCTAGAAattcagaaaataaaattattgattttataAATGACCATGTAAAAGAAATTTATAGGCACCAtggtaaaaatattttgaaccgTAAATATAGTACTAAGTCTGCAGGTACGTCTCATGACAATTTTTTGGTGGCAGAGAAACAGAAGTTAAAATTCAAAGAGAAAAACGAATATTCGCAAACGGTTTGTACAGAGGCATtactatttttgttattttatagcAAATACATCTCTAGTTTCATCAATAGTAAATGTAGATTGATGAAGAGATTTcagtttaaaacatatttttag